DNA from Macrobrachium rosenbergii isolate ZJJX-2024 chromosome 21, ASM4041242v1, whole genome shotgun sequence:
ggaggaggagacagcaTAATtggagatgaagaggaggaggaggaggaggagtaggaggaggaggaggaggaggaaggcgaaGAGAAGGCGAAGGATCCAGAGGAGGGCAGTGAGTGTTGAAAAAGGGGCGTCTGAAATTGTCATCGGGGAGAACATTCGTCAGTCGTTCCCGGGAGTTAATGGCACCGCGATGACAATAACCTCAGTCCCTTTCAGCTGTAGTGCAGTATTTATGGTTCCTTTGGCGGTGTTGTGATGGCCAGGCGAGAAGCCATTGGGCCAGATAAATGGGACTTTTCCAACCGCCGATTTATGTGTCATCGCGGTGCGTGGTGCGAATTGCATTAACGGCCGCTTGTCTGTTTTGCAGCGTTGCTTGGTATATCTTGCATGCACACTTATACATATGTGCATTATAAAATgtaagatgaaattttttttaattattgttatttagttatatttgatTTCTAGCGTTGCTTTGTCTGTCTTGtgtacagacatacatgcatagataAAATTCCAGCTGGAATTCGTATTCATATTGCGTGCACGGTCCATCATTTGTATACACATGcgcgtatatatgtgtgcacgtgAAATATGAGGTGGAATTCGTGTATCACCCTCGGTTTTTCACGGTGATTTAAAATTGTTTGAGATGTTAAGAGagccctatatatatgtatatatatatatatatatatatatatatatatatatatatatatatatatatatatatacatatatatatatatatatgtatatatatatatatatgtagatattcaTATAACTGTTATATATAACTCACTCCTAAAgtttatgtttctgtttattcattcacAGTAATCAATACtgttattatattctatatatatatatatatatatatatatatatatatatatatatatatatatatatatatacacctcttcATACAGTAATACATTTAAATTCAACCGTTGTGCACAGACATGAATATTTTCTAGCCATAATCAAAAACAAGTATTTATACACCATCACAGACGTGATAATTCATACCTTTGTAGGAATgatatattgtacataaaatatCTTGACATAAAACGTACAAGTGTCAATGTATATCCATAAAATAAACGAAGAATTTGTATGAATGCTAATATTTTACTTGACGAAGCTCTCCACACAGcagtgcaaaaataaataaataaataaataaataaataaaataatataaaataaaaaagtaaaagaaaaaacatctgATTCATTCCCATCCATGCAAGACCATTAACAGCATCACAGTTATTAGGCCCTAATATATAACCCGGGCCCCTTTTACATATTTCACCGGCATTTCATTCGGCTAAATTCCATTACTGTCAACTCTAATAAAGGAAAAACACAGGTCTGCGTCATCAACAAACTCCCCATgccattcctcttcctttccttccatcagcatcctattcctcctcctcctcctcctcctcctcctccctatacTCTCCTACCATAAGAATCCTCCTTTACTACTCCCCTCCTATACTCCTAGTCACCCCTGGCCTAACCCCTCCTGTCCACAGCGGCATCCCTAGTTTGACCCAACcactgtagtctctctctctctctctctctctctctctctctctctctctctcctcaactccCCCTCACTTCCCCCTCACTTCCCCTCAGCCCCCCCGCCACGTCTTTATCCCTCCAGATCGGAAGAgtttccccttctctcccctcggCGAACAGGATACATTTATCAGAATACAACTAACCTCAGCCAGTGGGTGACCTCCCCCGCCCCCGGGCCTTTTGCCATATTCGTCACATATATTGGCTGGTCCCCTCAGGAAAGAAACATCCATAGCCTTTAAAATATGATTCTGCCTCTCTTCCCCTCGGATCAAATTGAcacatttatcataaaaacatgTCATGGCTTtccagcagtctctctctctctctctctctctctctctctctctctctctctctctctctctctctctctcttttacttagaATGGAATTTTAATCGCTTTTTTTTGAAAGACTGAGAGACTGATGTAATCTTAAAGtgaagtggaaaaagaaattttaggTAAATATCACCATTTGATGGTGGCgatcattttaagatttttaaggtatttatttttaatttactttgccTACTTAAATATTTGCTTTCCGTCATCAGCCCTGCTGAATTAAAATATAAtggcaacaataataattttgatgataacAGAACGGAGAAAGACAAAGACTTACATGTTTAGGTAcacttgcaaatatatatacatatataaatacatatatacatacatacatacacataaacacacacacatatatatatgtatatatatatatatatatatatatatatatatatatatatatatatatatatatatatatatatatatatatatatatatacatatatacacagctCCTTCCACCATTCTTTGTTTTAGAAAGAGACCtccttaatacttttttttttctctttctcttgtaagTTAATATGGTTAAATTCACAAGATATGGCACATGCTTCATACCACTTGATTTTGAAAGCTGCAATGCGTTTTAATATTTGGGGTCTTTATTGCTCAAATGATGTTAGTGTTGGGtcataaataacttttttatcatCCAAATGAGTCTTAATTACGAAACTGGAATATAAATCAGCTATAATGAATACCTTAATGAGACTGGTTttgatgtatgtacatattttcaactttttatttatttttgcttgtttcctcTGTCATAGCTTCGTCATTTCAGGGTTaatttgtagattttttaaaGCTGACATTGATTTTAGTCTGTTTCAGATAATTCGAGTGtttctattttctctcatttcatgttatttagattattattgctaataataataataataataataatgataataataatggtaaatctATCGCTCATTAAGAAGAATGTTTGATCACTATTAGTGTAATAAGTATCGATTTAAGACTGCACATTATTCAGTTAATTACGATTgcctaaaaaaaatactttaatcttTTGCTGTTCCTGCAATTTacaatctctctcactcttccatgtttcgctctctctctctctctctctctctctctctctctctctctctcattaatctcaATCCATCCTCTTTTTTTCCATAGAACGTTTTTATCACCATCCTTTCATGTGTGCTTTTTTTTCAACCACACCCTTTTACCCTTTCGAGTTATAGCGTTCCTTTTCCCCCATTACATATTTCCTTCTCGgccctttccccttcttttgaccCCCTACCCACCCCATCCACctaaccctcccccctcctcctatatccccacctcctcctcagcctcctcctcctcctcctccttccccgagGCTCCCCCCTCGATACGTGTCCGTGTTTCATGCCCTCACAATAAAAAGCCCATGATGTCTGTCAGCCAGATCTATGGCCCAAAGGACGCAATGGGTCGGAAAATGTGGTAATAACGGCGGAGTGGTGAGCCAGAAACGCTCCGTCCCACCCTGATAGATGGGCCCtgacgccccccccccctcctccctcccgaGGGACGGTCGAGGAgtaagaggtggaggaggagaaggtggaggaggaggaggaggaggaggaggaggaggaggagagaaatcattcggaggaggaggaggaggaggaggtgaaggaggagaCAAATCatccagaggaggaggaggaggagaaggaggaggaggaggtgattggaaagaaggaagaggtgattggaaagggggaggagagaaatctccagaggaggaggaggaggaggataaggtgataggaaaggaggaggaaaaggagatcAGAAAGCAAGTGAAAGGTGAGGAGAAAAGTTGAGGGAAATCatcaagaagaggaggaggaggaggaggaagaggaaaaggaggaggaggaggaggagataggaaaggaggaggaaaaggcgATCAGAAAGCAAGTGAAAGGTGTGGAGAAAATTTGAGGGCCatcaagaagaggaggaggaggaggaggaagaagaggaaaggagggggaggaggaggaggagggggaggaggaagaggagtagacgatatggaaggaggaggaagaggagtagacgataaggaaggaggaggaagaggaaatcgGAAAGCAAGTGAAAGGTAGTGAGAAAAGGTTGAGGGAAATCatcaagaagagaaggaggagaagtaggtgggggaggaagaggaggaagaggaggtggtagtgaaggaggagaagaaggagactgaTAAGGAAATGGGAGGTAGGGAGACAAGGTTGAGGAGATGAGATTGAGGAAATCATCGATTGGAGAAGGAAGGtcagaaggatgaggaggaaaaggaagagggggaggaggaggaggaggaggaggaggaggagaacgaaaAGCAAGTGAGAGGTAagagctgaaggaaaaggtggaggaataggaggatgaggtggaggaggaggaggaggaggaacaggcgATAGGGAATTCGAAGGAAAACAAACGAGAGGCGAAAAAGAATCAGAATGTACGGGAGAAGAAGGAAATGTGAAGAAGGGGTAAAATGAATGGGAAATGTAAGAAGGGGGAGGATGAGATACAGATGGAGAATGGCGAATGAAATCTGGAAGAGGGGAGAACtataaaacatagaaaaataagggtatagaaaaagaaaacaagtaagaggtgcaataggaggaggaggaggaggaggaggaggaggaaaagacttAATGATGGAGGGTGCaatagaaggaggaggaaaaagacttaatgatggaggaaaagaaaaggaggaacaATAACTTAACGAGACTTGGAACattaagaaacaaaagcaaagcagAATGTTGATAACAGAAAGGGAATAATAAGAAATGCTGATAACAGAAGGGGTGATAATAACACAGGAGTAAATAACCTTGGAGTTGGAGAACTGATTGGACACTTTTGAATGTAGCTATTCACTCGCCcaagtgtttatcattattaaagaaaaccaaTATCTACGTTTACGTAATGATCAagcataatacacacaaacaagatATATTTCAGGGGTGATTTGCTGAAGGACATAAATGAATTCGAGATAATGTGAGAAGTAATATGTATGTTGTctgtaaaatatatctataagtCTTCACGTCCGTAAGTAACTCGTAGATATTAATCCTAGAAATTTAGATGTATTTCCAGTTTAACATTGAATGTGCCTCCCTGTTTGCCTGTAtgcgtgactctctctctctctctctctctctctctctctctctctctctctctctctctctcatacacatgcaTTTGCAAGGGGACAATTATTGTCAATCCGATAACGTAACTCGTTGATATTAaatccagaaatttatatatatttgcaggttAACATCGTATCTGTTGGTCTATttgcatgactctctctctctctctctctctctctctctctctctctctctctctctctctctcagttataaacattaaaatagagGTAAAAGCGTATTCACATCGCTGACATGTCTGTCTCTTTCTGCCTGACCACATATCGTAGAAAGCAGTAACGCAAGTATATGTACACCGTCAGTGACATCTCTGCTTGCCAGACTaactgtctgtcagtctgtccgaATGTGTGTCTGCGTACCTGCCTGACCTCATGGCGTACAAAGGAGAAATGCAAGTATACCTACCCTCAGTAACATCTCTTCCTACCAGACTGagtgtctgtcagtcagtctgtctgatAATCTGTCCGAATGTCTATCAGTCTGTCCGAACACCTATCTGCCCGCCTGCCTGATCACATAACGTATAAAGTAGAAATGCAAGTATATACATACCGTCAGTAACCTATCTGCTTGCCAGACTGACTGTCTGTGTGTCAGGCTGTCTGTTAGACTGTCCgaatgtctgtcagtctgtccgaATGTTCTGCCCGAACGCCTCCCTGACCACATGACGTACAAAGGAGAAATGCAAGTAAACACACTGTCAGTAACATCTCTGCTTGCtagactgactgactgtctgtctgtctgtcagtctctcatTCTATCTGGATGCCTGTCTGCCTTCCTACCCGACCACATGACGTACAAATGAGAAATGCAAGTACATAACACCGTCAGGAACATCTCTGCCTgtcagtctatctgtctgtccgaatgtctgtctgcctgcctgcaaACCTGCAAGCCtactatatatgcaagtataCTCGTATACATCGTCAGTAACCTCTCTGCTTGCCAGACTGActgcctgtcagtctgtctgtctgtcagcctgtcCGAATATCTGCCTGTAATCCTGCAAGCCTGCCTGCCCTGCCTGTCTCCATGCATCATACACTACCGCTCAATTCGGCCCATCCATCTTCCGGCAAATCATGAACCCCGACGATTGATTTAACGTGATTTATATTTCAAGTCGAACCCTGTCGCCGGCCTCGTGTTTATAACAGCTGATAAGTGATGATCGACGCATCGACGAGCTTGTGCCCGGATTTGGTCGAGtggatttgtctctctctctctctctctctctctctctctctctctctctctctctctctctcctccgggaTGTTAGTGGGTTAACTGAGGACGCAAAGGGATTCAAGGAGATTTCGGAAGGGTcgtctgaattattattattcctccggTGGCCGCGGTGTAGTCAGTGCTGTTCCCTTCAGGTTttttgtgctattattattattattattattattattattattattattattattattatttttattattattattgttattattattattattattattattattattattatgtcttcttgttgcattgtttaattttacttattgctattatttctgttaccataataataataataataataataataataataataataataataataataataataatttcgatgGATTGTCTAAACTATTCTTTCGGTACGCGCTTTGTCGTTAGTGCTTTTCCTTTGAAGTTTtacgctttattattattattattattattattattattattattattattattattattattatattgtcagtgctcgtattactattattatttaatcattaaatttgtaattattgtattgtattgctGTCCGTCTTGTGTTAAActcatcataatttttattgttattgttaatgacTATGTTTtgctatacacatacacacacatatagaaatacatattttatatatatatatacaattatatatatatatgtgtgtgtatatatatacctttaatatcccataaaaatatatagaatatgcaGGAGATGGAGTGTGAAGATAAACAATATGACgataaaaaattatggaaaatattgtAGGGGATAAATATTACAGAGATATCTAAAACAACGtatcagaattataaaaaaaaaaactgaaataagcactctgagtaaaaataaataactcggACTTAACCATTACAGCGAAACATTGTTAAAACAGCTGAAACGATTGCTCTCACGAGTAAAAttacgataatgataataatgatgatgatgatgatcatgatcatgaatTCCTGACCATTtggaataaaatgataattatcaGCATTAGCATTATCACAAAATTTGGCTGGTATGTAAAATTTCCCCTCGACGAAGAGTTGTACTGAAATATGGCGTCCTCTTTCCGTAGAGTTCAGAAGACTCATCAGAGAAAACGCGGCATTTTCGGGCAACTACTGTACAGTTGAGATTACCTTACAGTTTGCGAAAATCTGTATTTCCTAAAATTTCACTTATAGTTACAGCctatttttcttctgttacagTATTTGAATGACCCATCATTTTATTATGGTATAGGAATAgcctattttttcttattaaagtactgggatattattactgtatattcttacTCTGTTACAGTACCGGGATAAGCAGCTGTTTCCATTACGATATTGGGAAAATCTGTTTTTAAGTGTTACAGCATTGAAATCGTCCTTTTTTCTGTTAAACAGGTgtgagttattatatatatacatgtgcgtgagtatgcatgtataatatatatatatatatatatatatatatatatatagatatatatatatatatatatatatatatatatatatatatatatatatatatatatatatatatatatatatatatatattttatatatatactgtatatatatatatgtatgtatatataaatatatatatatatataatgtatatatatatatataaatatatatatatatatatatatatatatatatatatatatatatatatatatatatatatatatatatatatatatatatatatatatatatatatatttatatatactgtatatatatatatgtatgtatgtatctatataaatatatatatatatatatatatatatatatatatatatatatatatatatatatatatatatatatatatatcgtgtgcatacacacacatatatgtaggtatgtgttaGTAAAGTGAaaacaaaccaaagaaaaaaGATTGACATAAATGCTAAAAAAGATGGTAAAGTTAACGCATTAAAGGGACTCAGACAATATTGAAATTAAATGATCATTTCATTCGGGTTAGAactgattgaaaaaaaaagagacaatgaGACGAgggaaggaataaaattaaaagtgtttaatatttttcatgtaatcatcataaaatggttttaaatgtAATGGACTGTAAACTTAAAAATACTCGTGTAATTAccaaaacgaagagagagagagagagagagagagagagagagaga
Protein-coding regions in this window:
- the LOC136849417 gene encoding uncharacterized protein is translated as MISLNLFSLPFTCFPISSSSSFLIVYSSSSSFHIVYSSSSSPSSSSSPSFPLLPPPPPPLLDGPQIFSTPFTCFLIAFSSSFPISSSSSSFSSSSSSSSSS